A single window of Rhizobium sp. CCGE531 DNA harbors:
- a CDS encoding aldehyde dehydrogenase family protein, which produces MDLSFDPDSLSLPVGHFIGEHFSAANGVIPMHRPSDGKAYAECPVADASVVDQAVQTAKAALKASNWGGVRPRERLNVLHRWADLIEQEAETLARLEAVASTRPVGQLVEGDIAISAEQIRFFAEFADKEGSDLVPTDDGNIGMVMTEPYGVVGAITPWNFPINMAAWKLGPALAAGNAVVLKPSEMTPFSSIYLAQLAVRAGLPAGLINVVLGDGMTTGQAITGHPEIAKISFTGSSRAGSAIMENIARTGIKPMTLELGGKSPQIVFADADLDKAAAAVTASIIGNAGQACVAGSRLIVEKKIAPQLIDAIRDRMKGVAPGPTWDTASRYSPIISEKQRQRIDAIVSATVAAGAECLAGGTRIDAPGYFYAPTLIAGVDRNSPAITEEIFGPVLTLQTFEDEEEALQLADHPSYGLAAGLFTRDLSRAIRLTRRLQAGTVWVNRYGRSRDHILPTGGYKQSGIGKDLGREAFQANRKSKSVLISL; this is translated from the coding sequence ATGGACCTGAGTTTCGATCCCGACAGTCTTTCGCTTCCCGTCGGACATTTCATCGGCGAGCATTTTAGTGCCGCGAATGGTGTCATTCCCATGCACCGCCCTTCCGATGGCAAGGCCTATGCCGAATGCCCGGTCGCGGACGCCTCCGTCGTCGACCAGGCTGTCCAGACGGCCAAGGCCGCATTGAAGGCAAGCAATTGGGGTGGCGTCCGCCCGCGCGAACGCCTGAACGTGCTTCATCGCTGGGCCGATCTCATCGAACAGGAAGCCGAAACGCTGGCCAGGCTGGAAGCCGTCGCTTCGACACGACCCGTGGGCCAGCTTGTCGAGGGCGATATCGCGATTTCGGCGGAGCAGATCCGGTTCTTTGCCGAATTCGCCGACAAGGAAGGCAGCGACCTCGTGCCGACCGACGATGGCAATATCGGCATGGTCATGACGGAGCCCTATGGGGTGGTGGGCGCCATCACGCCCTGGAATTTTCCGATCAACATGGCCGCCTGGAAACTTGGACCGGCGCTGGCCGCCGGAAACGCCGTCGTCCTGAAGCCGTCCGAAATGACGCCGTTTTCATCCATCTATCTGGCTCAGCTCGCCGTGCGCGCCGGCCTTCCGGCCGGCCTGATCAATGTGGTGCTGGGTGACGGCATGACGACCGGCCAGGCGATCACCGGCCATCCCGAGATCGCCAAGATCAGCTTTACCGGCTCAAGCCGGGCTGGATCGGCCATCATGGAGAACATCGCCCGCACGGGCATAAAGCCGATGACGCTGGAACTCGGCGGCAAAAGCCCCCAGATCGTCTTTGCGGATGCGGACCTCGACAAGGCCGCGGCTGCCGTGACGGCCAGTATCATCGGCAATGCAGGCCAGGCCTGCGTGGCCGGATCACGGCTCATCGTCGAGAAAAAGATAGCGCCGCAGCTGATCGATGCCATCAGGGACCGGATGAAGGGCGTTGCCCCAGGTCCCACCTGGGATACGGCAAGCCGGTACTCCCCCATCATTTCGGAAAAGCAGAGACAGCGCATCGATGCGATCGTCTCCGCCACCGTCGCGGCCGGCGCAGAATGCCTTGCCGGCGGCACGCGCATAGACGCGCCAGGCTATTTCTACGCCCCGACACTGATAGCCGGCGTCGATCGGAACTCTCCTGCCATCACCGAGGAGATCTTCGGCCCGGTGCTGACGCTCCAGACATTCGAGGATGAAGAGGAAGCCCTGCAGCTTGCCGACCATCCGAGCTACGGGCTTGCGGCAGGCCTCTTCACCCGCGACCTGTCGCGCGCCATCCGGCTGACCCGTCGTCTGCAAGCCGGCACCGTCTGGGTCAATCGCTACGGCCGTTCGCGGGACCACATCCTGCCGACCGGCGGCTACAAGCAATCCGGTATCGGCAAGGATCTCGGCCGCGAGGCATTTCAGGCCAATCGCAAGAGCAAGAGCGTTTTGATCAGTCTTTGA
- a CDS encoding NAD-dependent succinate-semialdehyde dehydrogenase — protein sequence MQNLKVPSLFREQALIGGDWLPARSGKTVAVVNPATRAVIGTVPDMGGDETRAAIEAADAAYAPWKKRTHAERAARLEAWHDLMLEHIDDLALILTIEQGKPLDEARGEIRYGASFVKWFAEEARRIGGQTIPSPTPDRRILVLKEPVGVCGIITPWNFPNAMITRKLAPALAAGCTVVVKPSEFTPYSALALGVLAEMAGIPAGVINIVTGMPSEIGAEILANPTVRKISFTGSTPVGSLLMRGAATSIKRLSLELGGNAPFIVFDDADLDLAVEGAIVSKFRNGGQTCVCANRILVQAGVYDAFAKKLAARVDAMKVGPGTEAGVAIGPMINEAAIAKINRHVDDALSKGATIVTAKRDLPAGPQYTAPIVLTGATIAMQLAAEETFGPVAPLFRFETEEEAIAIANGTPYGLAAYFYTESLKRAWRVGEALEFGMVGLNTGLISTEVAPFGGVKQSGLGREGSQLGIEEYLETKAFHIGGLT from the coding sequence ATGCAAAATCTGAAAGTGCCATCCCTGTTCCGTGAGCAGGCGCTGATCGGTGGCGACTGGCTTCCCGCCCGCTCGGGCAAGACCGTTGCCGTCGTCAATCCGGCAACGCGTGCCGTCATCGGAACCGTGCCGGATATGGGCGGCGATGAGACCCGGGCAGCAATCGAGGCCGCCGACGCGGCCTATGCCCCCTGGAAGAAGCGCACGCATGCCGAGCGCGCGGCGCGGCTGGAAGCCTGGCACGATCTGATGCTCGAGCATATCGATGATCTGGCACTGATCCTGACGATCGAACAGGGTAAGCCGCTCGACGAAGCCCGTGGCGAAATCCGCTACGGCGCCTCCTTCGTCAAATGGTTCGCCGAGGAAGCACGCCGCATCGGCGGCCAGACCATTCCCTCGCCGACCCCTGACCGCCGCATTCTCGTGCTGAAGGAGCCGGTCGGGGTTTGCGGTATCATTACGCCCTGGAATTTTCCGAACGCGATGATCACGCGCAAGCTTGCGCCGGCGCTCGCGGCCGGCTGCACGGTCGTGGTCAAGCCTTCCGAATTCACACCCTACTCGGCTCTGGCGCTCGGCGTGCTGGCAGAAATGGCTGGTATCCCGGCTGGAGTCATCAATATCGTCACAGGCATGCCGTCCGAGATCGGCGCCGAGATTCTCGCCAACCCGACCGTGCGCAAGATTTCCTTCACCGGCTCCACGCCCGTCGGCTCACTGCTGATGCGCGGAGCAGCTACCAGCATCAAGCGGCTTTCCCTCGAGCTTGGCGGCAATGCTCCCTTCATCGTCTTCGATGACGCGGATCTCGACCTTGCCGTGGAGGGAGCGATCGTCTCCAAATTCCGCAACGGCGGCCAGACCTGCGTCTGCGCCAACCGCATCCTGGTCCAGGCCGGCGTCTACGATGCTTTCGCCAAGAAGCTCGCCGCCCGCGTCGATGCCATGAAGGTCGGTCCGGGCACCGAAGCCGGCGTTGCGATCGGTCCGATGATCAACGAAGCGGCGATCGCCAAGATCAACCGCCATGTCGACGACGCGCTTTCGAAGGGTGCAACGATCGTCACTGCCAAGCGGGATCTGCCGGCCGGCCCGCAATATACCGCGCCGATCGTCCTGACCGGGGCCACCATCGCCATGCAGCTCGCCGCCGAGGAGACGTTCGGCCCGGTCGCGCCGCTCTTCCGCTTCGAAACGGAAGAAGAGGCAATCGCCATCGCCAACGGCACGCCCTACGGACTTGCGGCCTATTTCTATACCGAGAGCCTGAAGCGCGCCTGGCGGGTGGGCGAGGCGCTCGAATTCGGCATGGTTGGCCTCAATACCGGCCTGATCTCCACGGAGGTCGCACCGTTCGGCGGGGTCAAGCAATCAGGCCTCGGGCGAGAAGGCTCGCAGCTCGGCATCGAGGAGTATCTGGAAACAAAGGCCTTCCATATCGGCGGCCTCACTTAA
- a CDS encoding FAD-binding oxidoreductase, translated as MKYSSYWHDTAPRFAGAAAGPVEGHYDVVVVGGGFTGLGAARQLAIAGAKVLVLEAETVGFGASGRNGGHLNNGLAHSYIAAKAELGKERAIALYRAFDASIDTLEAIIAEEGIDCNFRRAGKLKLASKPQHFEGLARNFEAVHAEVDPDTALLSATDLKNEIGSPFHGAMLSKKSAMMHMGRYVVGLAEAARRRGAVIAEGAAVTERSRSDGKHVLRTAKGTVTADNVMIATGAYTTANFSYFRRRIMAVGSFIVATRPLTDAEVASAMPGNRTCVNTMNIGNYWRLSPDNRLIFGGRARFSATSDQRSDARSGAILRESLARIFPQLAKVEIDYCWGGLVDITKDRYPRAGYHDGIWYAMGYSGHGAQLSTHLGMTIADAILGRPDRNPLKGLDWPAVPGHFGKPWFLPLVGLYYQTLDRFQ; from the coding sequence ATGAAATATTCCTCTTATTGGCATGATACGGCACCCCGCTTTGCGGGTGCTGCCGCCGGCCCCGTCGAGGGGCACTATGACGTCGTCGTCGTGGGCGGAGGCTTCACCGGGCTCGGTGCTGCCCGGCAGCTCGCTATCGCTGGCGCGAAGGTCCTTGTTCTGGAAGCCGAGACCGTCGGCTTCGGTGCGTCCGGGCGCAATGGCGGCCATCTGAACAATGGTCTGGCGCATAGTTACATCGCGGCAAAGGCGGAATTGGGCAAGGAGCGGGCCATCGCGCTCTATCGCGCATTCGATGCTTCGATCGACACGCTCGAAGCGATCATCGCGGAAGAGGGGATCGACTGCAATTTCCGCCGCGCCGGCAAGCTGAAGCTTGCCTCCAAGCCACAGCATTTCGAAGGCCTGGCCAGGAATTTCGAAGCGGTGCATGCCGAGGTCGATCCCGATACCGCGCTGCTTTCCGCCACCGATCTCAAGAATGAAATCGGTTCGCCATTCCACGGCGCGATGCTCTCGAAGAAGAGCGCCATGATGCATATGGGCCGCTATGTCGTTGGATTGGCCGAGGCAGCCAGACGACGCGGTGCGGTCATCGCGGAGGGCGCTGCCGTGACGGAGCGCAGCCGGTCCGACGGCAAGCATGTGCTCAGGACAGCCAAGGGCACCGTCACGGCGGACAATGTCATGATCGCGACCGGCGCCTATACGACAGCCAATTTCAGCTACTTCCGCCGCCGCATCATGGCGGTCGGCAGTTTCATCGTCGCGACCCGGCCCTTGACGGATGCGGAAGTTGCCTCGGCAATGCCCGGCAATCGCACCTGCGTGAACACGATGAACATCGGCAACTACTGGCGCCTGTCACCCGATAACCGGCTGATCTTCGGAGGGCGGGCCCGGTTTTCCGCGACGTCGGACCAGCGTTCCGACGCCAGGAGCGGCGCGATCCTGCGCGAAAGCCTCGCCCGCATATTCCCCCAGCTCGCCAAGGTCGAGATCGACTATTGCTGGGGCGGTCTCGTCGATATCACCAAGGATCGCTATCCGCGCGCCGGCTATCATGACGGCATCTGGTACGCCATGGGCTATTCGGGTCATGGTGCGCAGCTTTCCACCCATCTCGGCATGACGATCGCGGATGCTATCCTGGGAAGGCCCGACCGCAACCCGCTCAAGGGGCTCGATTGGCCGGCGGTCCCCGGGCATTTCGGCAAGCCCTGGTTCCTGCCCTTGGTCGGCTTGTATTACCAAACGCTCGACAGATTTCAGTGA
- a CDS encoding haloacid dehalogenase type II — protein sequence MTTFRPKYITFDCHGTLINFQMAEAARDLYGDRLDEQAMLQFIKNFAAYRLDEIMGAWKPYADVVHNSLERTCKRNGVAFKDEDARMVYERVPTWGPHADVPAGLAKVAKEIPLVILSNAMNSQIMSNVAKLGAPFHAVYTAEQANAYKPRFQAFEYMFDMLGCGPEDILHCSSSFRYDLMSAHDLGIKNKVWVNRGHEPANPYYGYVEIADISGLPGVVGL from the coding sequence ATGACCACCTTCCGCCCGAAATATATCACCTTCGACTGCCACGGCACGCTGATCAATTTCCAGATGGCGGAAGCTGCCCGTGACCTTTATGGTGATCGTCTCGATGAACAGGCCATGCTGCAGTTCATCAAGAATTTCGCTGCTTACCGGCTCGACGAGATCATGGGCGCCTGGAAGCCTTATGCGGACGTGGTGCATAATTCGCTCGAGCGGACGTGCAAGCGCAACGGCGTTGCCTTCAAGGATGAAGACGCCAGGATGGTTTATGAGCGCGTACCCACCTGGGGGCCACATGCCGACGTTCCGGCTGGCCTCGCCAAGGTCGCAAAGGAAATTCCGCTCGTCATCCTGTCGAACGCGATGAATAGTCAGATCATGTCAAATGTCGCAAAGCTCGGCGCACCCTTCCATGCCGTCTACACGGCAGAGCAGGCCAATGCCTATAAGCCGCGCTTCCAGGCCTTCGAATACATGTTCGACATGCTGGGCTGCGGTCCGGAAGACATCCTGCACTGCTCGTCTTCCTTCCGCTACGACCTGATGTCGGCCCATGACCTCGGCATCAAGAACAAAGTCTGGGTCAACCGTGGTCACGAGCCGGCCAATCCTTATTACGGCTATGTCGAAATCGCCGACATTTCCGGCCTGCCCGGCGTGGTGGGGCTCTGA
- a CDS encoding tartrate dehydrogenase, with protein MKTYKIALIPGDGIGRDMTAAAWSVLQKAAGAHGFTLDGTEFPWSCAFYKETGAMMPADGIATLRGFDAILLGAVGWPAEVPDSVSLHGLLLPIRKSFVQYANIRPHRLLPGVQGPLKASAFDILCIRENTEGEYSGAGGRIHQGTLDEVAVETSIFTRKGVERILRFAFEQARARRGKLASVTKSNAQKHSMVFWDEITRQLAQDYPDVEVTSYHIDAMAARMVMAPESLDVVVASNLFGDILTDLGAAIQGGLGFAASANINPERSAPSMFEPVHGSAPDIAHLGIANPIATAWSGAMMLEHLGEQDAANAVMAAIEATTASGIGTVPGKDRTDAITAALLAAI; from the coding sequence ATGAAAACCTACAAGATCGCCTTGATCCCGGGTGACGGCATCGGTCGCGACATGACCGCCGCCGCTTGGTCGGTTCTGCAAAAGGCGGCGGGCGCCCACGGTTTCACGCTCGACGGCACCGAATTTCCCTGGTCCTGCGCCTTCTACAAGGAAACCGGCGCCATGATGCCCGCCGATGGCATCGCAACGCTGCGCGGTTTCGATGCCATCCTGCTCGGAGCCGTCGGCTGGCCGGCCGAAGTGCCGGATTCTGTATCTCTGCACGGGCTGCTGCTGCCGATCCGCAAGAGCTTCGTGCAATATGCCAATATTCGCCCGCACCGCCTGCTGCCGGGCGTCCAGGGGCCGCTCAAGGCGTCAGCCTTCGACATTCTCTGCATCCGCGAAAACACCGAGGGCGAATATTCCGGCGCGGGCGGCCGCATTCATCAGGGCACGCTCGACGAGGTCGCGGTCGAGACGTCGATCTTCACCCGCAAAGGCGTCGAGCGCATCCTGCGTTTCGCCTTCGAGCAGGCAAGGGCGCGGCGCGGCAAGCTCGCCTCGGTGACGAAATCCAATGCCCAGAAGCATTCGATGGTCTTCTGGGATGAAATTACCCGGCAGCTTGCGCAGGATTATCCCGATGTCGAGGTCACGAGCTATCACATCGATGCCATGGCCGCCCGCATGGTGATGGCGCCGGAAAGCCTCGACGTGGTCGTCGCTTCCAACCTCTTCGGCGACATCCTCACCGATCTCGGCGCAGCAATCCAGGGCGGCCTCGGTTTTGCGGCATCGGCCAATATCAACCCCGAGCGGAGTGCTCCGTCGATGTTCGAACCCGTGCACGGGTCTGCGCCCGATATTGCGCATCTCGGCATCGCCAACCCGATTGCAACGGCGTGGTCCGGCGCCATGATGCTCGAACATCTGGGCGAGCAGGATGCGGCAAATGCCGTCATGGCGGCGATCGAGGCAACAACCGCAAGCGGTATCGGCACGGTTCCGGGTAAAGACCGGACCGACGCGATCACAGCCGCGCTGCTCGCCGCAATCTGA
- a CDS encoding cupin domain-containing protein, giving the protein MSLLKTIDPNPSFAPRENVVAPERLISGDPKLKTWAQDTARNETVHTGVWEATPGISRSIKGETFEFCHILSGVVELTPEGGEPVVYRAGDSFVMKPGFVGIWKTIETVRKIYVTVTP; this is encoded by the coding sequence ATGTCCCTCCTGAAGACGATTGACCCTAACCCCTCCTTCGCACCGCGCGAAAACGTCGTCGCTCCGGAGCGGCTGATCTCGGGCGATCCGAAGCTCAAGACCTGGGCACAGGATACCGCCCGCAACGAGACGGTGCACACCGGCGTGTGGGAGGCGACCCCTGGCATCAGCCGTTCGATCAAGGGCGAGACCTTCGAATTCTGCCACATCCTCTCCGGCGTCGTCGAACTGACCCCGGAAGGTGGCGAGCCCGTCGTCTATAGGGCGGGCGACAGCTTCGTCATGAAGCCGGGCTTTGTTGGAATCTGGAAGACGATCGAAACCGTCCGCAAGATCTACGTGACCGTCACCCCTTGA